The genomic DNA TGGCACGGAAAAATCTACCTGTGGTAATGTCAATAATGCCGCCTGTGCCTCTAGATCCGCCTTGGGCGTTAATGGAACTAACAGAGATGTCATTTTCAGGATCGAGGATGACATTACCACCATTTCCGGTGCTGGCACTGGAGTTGATTTCTCCTGCGGTGATGCGAGTGGTGGCAGAAATGGTGATGTCTCCGCCATTTGTGGTGCCTGTGGCGGTTAAATCTCGACTTTCTACGGCTGCTGTCTGACTGGTGAGGCTGATATTGCCGCCACTACCATTGATGGAATTAGATATGATATCGCCTGCTAGTATGTTGTCTTGGGCGGTGAATGCGATCGCGCCCCCATTCCCAGAACTATAACCATAACCATAGCCAGAACCAGAACTATAACTAGAGTTTATTCTGCCTGCGGTGGTATCAATCGTGCCGTTGCTGCTAGTTAGAGTAATATTTCCTGCCGGGTTAGTAATATTACCTGTGGTAATATTTTGATTTGCCAGCAGTGCGATCGCCCTGCCTGACCCTAGAATTTCAAAACCTGCGGTATCAATTGAGCCTGCTTGCAAGGTAACCTGAGACAAGAAGCTTGTGTCATCAGCAAGTGTTATTTTGCCGCTACTTGTTGCTCCTCCGATGGTAAGAGCATTCCTAAAGCTACTCAATGCCACAATATCGCCTGCTGTCACGCTCAAAGCATTGGAGTTATTGTATGCTCCGCCAATCTCAATGTTTCTGCTAGCAGTTGCTGGTTGTAGAGTTAAGTTACCCGTGCCGCTGATTGTTGGAAGTGGTCGGAAATTAATCTCATCTGCCGTCAGCGCTACATCTGAATTTAAGGTTATATTACTGTCGAAACTGATGGTGCTACCACTGGTTGTGGTAATGTTGCCGTTTAGGTTGGTGGCGAAGGCATCCACAATAGTGAAGTTGCCTATGGGGGTGGTATTGCCAATAGCACCACCGAATGTGATGGGAGAAGTGCCTGCCGACAAAGTTAAGCTTTGTCCGCCTGCACCAGTGCCATCCACTGTTCCAGTGATGCTGATGGGTGTAGATCCGTATCCCCTGGCACTGAGTGCGACGTTGTTACCAAGTAACACGTTGCCATCAATAGAGATGCTGCTATTTCCGTTGATGTTTGCGTTTAGGGTTGTAGTCGGTGCAATTAGATTGACAAAGCCGTTTGAGTTTGTAATTGTGCCATTGACTGCGATCGCGCCTTGTGTTTGAATCGTTCCGTCTGTGAAGAACGAGGTACCTGGTAGATCAATTGTGATAGTGCCGTTGCTATTGGTGCCTCCGATGACGAACTGTCTAGTAGCGGTGAATACGTTAAGATCGCTGGAGGTCAGGGTCAGAGAACCTGGTAAATTGTTGTATGCCCCACCAACCTGAATATTTCGGTTAGCTGTTGCGGGTGCGAGGATTAGCCTGCCTGTGCTGGCAGCGTTGATAATCCCGCCATAGTCAATCTCATCAGCTATCAGTGCTGTATCGTCCCCACTATTCAACGTCAGCCCACTGTTGAAATTAATAGTGCTGCCGGGGGCTGTTTTGACATTGCCATTAAGAGTGACATTATTACTATTGACAGTTAAGCTGCCTATCGGTGTGGTGTCGCCAACGGCGTTACCAAAAGTGATATAACCTTGGCCTGTCTCCAGTGTCAGACTTTGACCGCCTGCACCATTTCCATCCAGCGTCCCTGTGATGTTAATGTTACCGCCCGTATAACCATAACCAGTACCAGTTGTTGTCGTGGTAAATGTAGCGTTGTTATTGAGTACCACGTTGCCATTAATATTGATATCGCCCCCGTTACCAAAATCACCGCCAATAGCATTTAGCGCACCGTTAATAATAATTGCCGATGTACTTGTGGGGGCAATTGTAAGGTTAATATTTCCAGCATCCAAATTATCAGACTCGATGATAAGAGTGCCGACATTAATACTGTTAGTAGCATTGATGTCAATATCTGCGCGAAGAGTAGTAATGGTGCCAAGCTGACTATTGAAGTTAAAGCTACTGCTCTGGAAACTGCCCACTTGAGTGCTAATTCTCCCATTAATTGTGATGTTATTAGCTCGGCTTCCCGCACCACCTGCACCGCGAAGCACTACAGACAATCCCCGAGGATGGTTAGACCTAATTGAGCCATTCAGGATAATGTTATTGGCTGCTTCCAAAGTCAGAGTGGTTGCAGGGCCCCCGACAATTTCGGCTCCTGATGCTAGAGTAATGTCACCCGCTTGAGCGCCTGTATTTCCCGTCGTGATGGTGACATCAGTTCCGTAAGCAAAGGCCGAATTAATCGTCGCCACGTCAACGATTGCATCATCATTAGTTGGAGTGAAAATATCAGGACTTCCGCCACTAAACGCACCGCCAGTAGTAGGAGATGCCTGGATAATTACGTTACGCGGATCTAACAACCAGGTGCCGGGAAGACCTTTAGGAGCGCTAGCATCGGCGGGTTTAGTAACTTCCAGGTAATTTTTGCCGGAAGTTTCGATAAAGCCACCGTTACCGCCTTCTGAGCCACCACGAGCAGTAATATTGCCATGAGTACGGGTGGCTTCATCTGCCCAGACAATTACTCTACCGCCATTGCCATTAGTAATAGCATCAGCATTAATTTTTGCATCTTCGCCAACATAGGTATAAGCAGCATTGGGAACACCGCCTTTTCCCAAATAATCGCCGCCAATCAATACTCTACCGCCACCCGCATCGCCGGAGACGTTAACGTTGGCTCCGACTAAAGCAACTTTATTTCCTAGTACAGCTACTGCACCGCCTGTTGCTCCTGGTTGGGTGTTGGATGCGTCTAGTTTACCGGATGCGATCGCGTTTCCCGATTCTACTGGTACGCTAATCCCAGAACCAGTTATCTGAATGCGATCGCTATTGACAATTAATCCAGTAGCATTAATTACGTTTCCACCCGTCAGTAATTGCGGCAAAGATTGTGGAGACTGACCGGGGACATCTGACAGGCCAGAGGTTTGTCCTACCAACGGACTGACTTCTAAACTTAATACATTTCCCGCGTTAGAGATGCGAACTAAACTTTCACCCGGTACAGCGGCAATGGTAATATTTCCTCCTGGTGCCGTCAGAGTTCCTGTGTTTAAGACTGTCCCAGCCAATAGATTGAGATTATATCCAGTTCCTACAGCTAAGTTACCTGTGTTGACAATGCTCCCCGGCTGTTGTGTACTAAAGGTAAAGGTGTTGGGTATTCCTGTCAAGTTGGCGTAGTTATTCAACCCATAAGCATTAAACGAGTTATTATTACCAAAACCGATGCTTGTAGCGGTGGTGGCGGTAAAAGAAGCGGGAACATTTAAGCTGGCATTGTTGCCAAAAACGATGCCAGCGGGATTCATCAGAAATAAATTAGAGTTGCCGCCTGTAACTTGAAGCAAACCATTAATAATCGAGGGATTGCCACCATTGACGCGACCGAGGATGTTTTGAATTGATGGTTTAGATAAGAAATTAGCTATTTGGTTTGAGCCGAGTCCAAATTCGCTGAAACTGTGGAATAAATTTGCTTTGTCTCCTGAAAGTTTACCGCCGCTAATATCAATTTGATTGCCTGTGGTGGTGACGTTGGTGTTGGTGTCGTTTCCTGGGGTGATTTGTGCTTTGACGAAAGTTGGAAAAAGGCAAAAAGCGAGAGATAGAAGGGGTACTCCCACTTTTTTAGCTGTCACTCTGAAGGGTGCGGCTACACGAACAAAGGCTGCTTCCGCCGCCTGAATTAGTTTCAGCTTGCGGAGGCTGGCTTCGTTTGCGTAGCCGCAGGTTTCAACTTGTGGGGGTATTGGGAAAAAATCTATAAGTGACTTATTTTTGGGAATTAATTTAACTATTGATTGAAAGGGAAAATGGTTTAGAATTTGCAATTGTATCGCCAAGCGATCGCTCATTCCCCGGCGCTGAATCGCGTTAGCGATCGCTTGTGCTGAGTTTTTCGCCTGCTGCTTGGTATATCGCTGAGAATCGCTCCCTAGATGGCACCGATAGTAATACAGCGGCTTTTTGACGTGGCGCACTTCGGTAATTTCTGAGAGTTTCAGGCATAAATCGTAGTCTTCTACGTATGCCATTGACTCATCAAAACCTCCCACTTGCTCCAAGACATCCCGCCGCATCAGGCGGAAGTGAAAGGTCATAAAATCGAGCAATAGCCGCTCTTTGGAGTAAGGAATTTGGCACCGTTTCCCGTAGCTGAGAATCTTGCCGCGTTGGTTAATATCCAGGTAGTCTGTGTAGACTAAACCTACTTCTGGGTTTGCCTCTAGTACAGCTGCTGTTTCAAGGAGTGCTGTGGGTGCAAGCAAATCGTCGCTGTCTACAAACCCGATGTAGGTTCCCTTGGCGTGCGCGATCGCATTTTGCAATGACGGTATTCTGCCTTGATGTTTTGCCGCTATTACCCGCGCACGGCGATCGCGTTTAGCATACTCCTTGGCAATTTCCACAGATTTATCTGTAGAACCGTCATCCCAAACAATTAGCTCAAAGTCATGCCTAGTCTGCGTCAGAATACTCTCAATAGCCGCACCGAGATAGCGATCGCGGTTGTAGGTAGTAATAACTAGGGAAATCGGTACAGGCATGGACTACTCCGAAATTGTTAACTTTCGTTGCCGAAAGTTGTGCTACATATAATCAAACTATCTGCTCTAAGATACTCCTTTAAGTAGATGTCTAAGCAAAATTAAATAATATTTAGCAAATTCAAATTTGCTAAATCAGAAAATGCCAATTTGTATTTGACACTGCTAAAACGTGCGTCGTCTACTGTGCAAACAAGCTAATATAAAAACATATTTTAAAAGTAAATCTGTATGGTACAATTTGACCCAAAACTGGGTTTACCCTCAAGCGATGAATTACCTGATTCTGATGGTCTCCCTGTGGATAATGAACTACAAACTCTCGTCCCCAATTTCTTGAGTTTAATTCTAGGTTTTATCTGGGCTAATCGCTTTGATTGGTTTTTTGGTGTCAATATGGGCGTTTACCATACCACAGGTTTAAATCCTAGAGTTCCCATTGTTCCTGATGCTTTTCTCAGCTTAGGAGTCGAACGGGTCAAGGGGAATAATTTACGTAAAAGTTACGTAACGTGGGAAGAAAACGGGGTTGTCCCCAGATTTGTTCTGGAAGTCGTTTCTCAAACCACCGGAGGCGAGTACGACGATAAAATGACTATTTATGCTCGGTTAGGAGTGTTGTATTACGTTATTTATAACCCGGATTTTTGGCGACGCGATCGCCAGGAACCTTTTGAAGTTTATCGCTTAATTGATGGAGTTTATCAACGTCAAATTGGAGAGCCGTTTTGGATGCCAGAAATCGGTTTAGGAATTGGACGAGGTATCGGCTATCATCTAGGATTTCAAAGAGAGTGGTTGTACTGGTTTGATCAAAGGGGAAATCGGTTTCCTACTCCAGAGGAGTTGGTGGAGCGTTATCGCGATCGCTTTGGTGAATTGCCAGAGGAGGAATAGCTTTAAAACTAGATTCTTAACCACTAAGCCTCCACAGAAAAAGCCTGCCTATAGCAGGCTTTTGTGTAGCCGCACCCTTTAGGGTGACGGCTACTGTTAACCGAACTGTATTGGGAATGAGAGTTTATATTTGCTAATTTCTAGCTGTCAAAAACTCTCGCATATATTGAATTACCAACTCTGGCTGCTCTTGCTGCACCCAATGGCTAGAAGTTGGGATGTACTTGATAGTAAAGTCCTTAACGTACTCCTGAGTTCCATAGGTTAGTTCTTTACCCAGTGCTGTATCTTTCTCTCCCCAAATCATCAGCGTGGGAACTTGGAGAACGCTCCAATCTAAACTTAGAACTCTCTGCTGAGTTACATTACGGTAATAGTTCAGCGTTGCTGTTAATGCACCGCGTTTGGAGGCAGCATCTTTATAAGCCTCAATATCCTCATTAGTGAAAGCGTTTTTGTTAACTGCCATACCCTTGAGAGCAGTTTCAATTGCTTGGTAGTCTCCCGCTTGCAAGAGTAATTCTGGTAGTCCCGGTATTTGAAAGAAGAAGATGTAAGAGCTACGTAGCAACTGTTGAGGAGTGCGGAAACCTTCGGCAAACTTGGCAGGATGAGGTATATTTAGCACTATCAACTTATCTAACATTTCGGGGTATGCGTAGGCAAAATTCCAAGCGATCGCGCCTCCCCAATCATGTCCAACCAAAACGCATTTATCGTATCCTAACCCTTGAATTACCCCTTTCACATCTTCGATAAATTCAGCCATTACATAAGCTGATTGCTCTTTTGGTTTGTCGCTTTCATTGTAGCCGCGCAAGTCGAGAGCCACGACTTTAAAATCTTTGGCAAATTCGGGTATTAGATGCCGCCATGAGTACCAAAACTCAGGAAATCCGTGCAGCATCAGCATCAAAGGCCCTTCTCCCTGCGTGACATAGTGCAGCCTGATGCCGTTACTCGTGATGTATTCGTGCTTCCAAGAACCTTCTAGCACTGACATTGATATCACCTCATACGATTGTGGATTTCCTCTCGTTACCAGGCTCAACCTGGTAACGAGATTATTGAAACTCTGCCGCAATTTGATCCTGGTACAAACAGTAAGATATTCGTTACTCAGGCAAAGATAGCTGAGCATCTGATTCCATCAACGTCTGCTTCTCTTCTTTTTCCTGTAGCAGTAATCCTGCTAGATGAATAATGGCAAGAATCAGCGCTCCGATGGAGAGAACATAACTGTGCAAAGTGTAAAGGTGCGCGACTGTTACAGTGTTGATTGCGCCACCGCCTGTAAGAATTTGTCGCAGTACGGAACCGATGAGAGGAATGGTTTCTATTGTGCCTAACTCGATTTGGAAACGCCAGTATCCCAGCTGCGTCCAGTCGAGGAGCATAGCAGTCCATCCGAGAGCGATCGCAACTAAAGTCAATAAAATTCCGCTGATCCAAGCTGTTAGCCAACTAGGGCGAAATTTCTCTCCCAAAAACATCACAACAATTTCTATCAGAGAAACACCAATTAATCCATTACCAGCAATGTCATGGATACGCTGAACTAACCAGCCATTGGGAATTTCGGCTTTAATTGCGTTTAAGGAGTTATAGGCTCCACCCGCCGTAGGTTCGTAGTAGAAAGACAGAAGAATTCCGGTGATGGCTGCAATCAGGGTTAAAGACAGAATAACTACAGCCAAAATAGTAGCCAGTCTCTGAAGTACGAAAGGGTACTGTACATTTTTCATGGCTAATTCCAACCTTTGTCGGCTGAATATGTATTTATACTTATTTTATGTATTTTTCTTAAGTTAATGCCAATAAAATATTAAATTTCTCATTTCCCTAAATTGGAAATTCTCCCACTCTCCTACTCTCCTACCACCCATCACCACTGACACTCTCGCGCCATCAATACTTCTATCGCCTTAACATCCAGGGGCCGGGAGAAAAAATATCCCTGACCATACTCGCATTTGAGCGCTCTGAGCTGGGCAAGTTGCTCAGATGTTTCCACCCCTTCTGCAATCACATCTAGACCCAAGTTATGCGCCAGCGTCACAATGGTGGGGACAATTTCCGAATTTTCACTATCGCCGCTCATCCTACTGACAAAGGAACGGTCAATTTTTAAAGTATCAATTGGAAATCGGTGCAGATAACTTAAAGATGAATAACCCGTGCCAAAGTCATCAATATATAACTGTACCCCTAATTTTTTCAGCTGCAAGAGCGTGGAAATTGCAGATTCAGCATTTTCCATCACGGCGCTTTCAGTGATTTCCAACCTCAAACTTCCAGCATCTAAACCAGTGTCTTGTAAAATCTGATGGACTGCTAGAGCTAGATTGGGTTGCGTAAACTGTTTGCTAGAAAGATTCACGCTAATAGTTAAGGGTGAGTTGCCCAAGAATTTTCCTTGCCATTGGCGCATCTGACGGCAAGCTTCCTGTAATACCCACCAACCGATAGGAACAATTAGCCCTGTTTCCTCCGCCACCGGAATAAATTCCCCTGGAGAAACCAAACCCCGCTCTGGATGCTGCCAGCGCACTAGCGCCTCAAACCCGGTAATTTGACCTGTGGAGAGCGAAACAATTGGCTGATAGTGAAGCCGAAACTCTTGGCGATTAACAGCCTGTCTCAGGTCAGTTTCTAAGTGCAAAAGTGCCACGGCGCGGGTGTGCATCGCTATGTTAAAAACTTCATGACGCTCTCTACCCAATGCCTTAGCGCGATACATGGCAATATCAGCATCGCGTAACAGGTGTTCTGGCTCTTCGTAATCTGTTGTACCCAAAGCGATACCAATACTGGCGCTGGTAAACACTCTCTGCCCGTCCAGATTGAAAGGTAAAGCCAGTTTATTTTGAATTTGGTTGGCAACGCGGGTGGCATCGCTGATATTTGTAATATCGTCTAGGAGAATTGCGAACTCGTCACCCCCCAAACGAGCAACTGTATCTACATGGCGCACACACGTTTCCAGCTTACGAGCGATTTCTACTAACAGTTGATCTCCGCTCATGTGTCCCAGGCTGTCGTTGACGACTTTAAAGCGATCTAGATCCAAAAAAAGAACGGCAAACAAGTAATCGTTACGCCGTTTTTTCAACTCATTCGCGTGTTTTAGTCGATCCATGAACAAAGCACGGTTTGGTAAGCCTGTCAGCTTATCGTAAAAGGCATCGTGTATTAATTGCTCTTCTGCAAGTTTGCGATCGGTAATATCTGTAGAAACACCAAGAATTTGTCTAGTTTTTCCATCAGGCGATACAAGCAATTTCTTGATTGTTTGAAACCAATGTACTTTACCTGTGGAATCTGTAATGATTTCTTCTGGAATAGTTTTTTCGTAAGATGCTCCTATCACCTCTCTGTCATCGCAAAGAAACTGATCTATTTGCGCTGAATTTGAATTGAAATCTGCATCGGTTTTGCCAAGCAGATTTTCGACTGTTGTGCCATAAATATTTGCTAGTGCTTTGTTAGCTAGGATAAATTTTCCATCGCAGTCTTTGACAAAAATTAGATTTGAAGTTCCGTCAATTACATAGCGAAGAAACTCTTGTTGTACTCTCAATGCTTCCTCAGCTCGATTGCGCTCAGTGATATCTCTAATAACGCTGATGACGCACAATTCATTATCAAAGTCAATAATTTCTGCTGATACCAGCCCTACACGCACTTCGCCTGACTTAATAATAAAGTTAAATTCCTGGTTGCGAACTGTCCCTTGATGCTGTAAAGTCTGCATCACCTGAGTACGATCCTCTGCATTTGCCCAAAGGTTTAGCTCAAATGAAGTAATACCGATAATTTCTTCGCGGCTATAGCCAGTGTGGTGTAGAAAACCATCATTGACTTCAATAATGCGTCCTTCTGCTAGGGTGGTGATAGCGATCGCATCGGGACTGGAACGAAAGGCTTTAAAAAACCTTTCTTCTGACATCCGCCGCGCCTGTTGTGCCAGTTCGCGCTCTTTAATCTCAGCTTGCAATTTTTGATTCGCTTTTTCCAGCTCGGCGGTTCGTTCCTGAACCCGGATTTCTAGCTCATCGTGGGCTTTACGAAGCGCTGCTTCTGTGTGCTGGCGTTCTAGTGTCGCTTCTAGCAGGTTTGCATAATTACGTCGCAGTTCGAGTTGCGCGACTACTTGACGACTAAGCGCTAAGAGAGCCTCTTGTTGCTCCAAACTCAGTTGACGCGGTACAAAGTCAATTACACAAAGCGTTCCCAGTGCATAACCTGCGGGCGTTATTAAAGGCGCACCCGCATAAAATCGGATATTCGGGTCGGACGCCACTAAAGGGTTAGTTGCAAACCGATTGTCGGTTGAAGCGTCTGGGACGACAAACAAATCGGATTGCATGATGGCATGGGCGCAAAACGCAATATCTCGCGGTGTTTCTGATACCTCCACGCCTACTTTTGACTTGAACCATTGACGATTCGCATCAACTAGGCTCACCAGCGCAACCGGAGTTTCGCAGATATGTGCGGCCAAATAGGTCAGTTCGTCGAAAGCCCCTTCTGGACGAGTATCAAGAACTTCATACTGGCAGAGAGCTTGAAGCCTTGCAGGTTCATTGCTAGGTATTGGTGCTTTCACTCTTGATGTTTCTCCAGATTGGATGTTGGTGACATCTTCTTTAGCACTAGCTTTCGCTTCAAATATCCCTATCTGGCTCAGATTTGCCATATATATTTAGTTTGTCCTTTGCCAGGTTAGCTACATTTAGTCCTGCGGTATTTAGTTTTACCTCAAATCAGATAGCACCTCTAGGGATCTAAATCACATAAATCCCGTACCTTTATCACAAAATTCCTTAAGCAAGCCCTGAAACAAGATGTTCGTAGGTCGCAGGGCTTGTATGTTATCTTACTATCAAGTTTTTGTAACTTTTACTTTATCAAGCTTTAATAATTATCACAGATAAAGTTTAAAATTAATGTTGATGCTCTTTACTTTTGGGATGAGTTCATCCAGAGGCAGGTGCGTTAGGGTGGCACCCGTATACCCTCCAGATAGAATGAACAAGCGCTACGCACCAAAATAAAATAGCTCGGAGGATGATATTAACGCATGGAATATCAATTGCAAGTCAATCGGGCGATGGAAACCTTAAAGAAAGATTTACCGACGCTTTTTGAAAAAGATATATCGTACGAAATTTATGCAAAAGATATTTACTTTCAAGATCCTGTAAACAAATTCAAAGGAAAATCTAACTATCACATTATCTTTTGGACTTTGCGATTTCACGCCATGCTATTTTTTACCCAAATTTATTTTGATTTGCATGATGTATCTCAAACAGATCAGGATACGATTTTGGCAAATTGGACTGTTCGAGGCGTGTTGCGAGTTCCCTGGAAAGCTCGCATATTCTTTAATGGCTATTCTACTTATACGCTTAATAAAGATGGTTTAATATACAATCACATCGATACTTGGGATCGTAAACCAAGCGAAATTCTGAAGCAGTTCATCAGCAAATAAGCAAAAAGGCAAAAAATAAATTTAGTTGCGTATTTGCCTCTACGTGCTTATAATCGCTTTTCAATTTTTGATTCTTGCCTTTTTTAGCGTTCACATTTGTGAGAAAAAACACGATAAGCATTTTCGTCTACATTACAAGGCTCGGTTAAATCATCGTCTTCCATATTCACCAAATTGTATTGAACATTTTCCGTATGAATTGCTAATGTAACTTTTGACACTTCCAAAAAATTTATTACCCAAAAACATTCTTCTTGCGGATAACATTCATAATACTGAATAATTTTCGCAAGACAAACTTCTAAATGAGTACGGCTATAGGGAGAAATTAGAATTATTTTGAGGAGAAGCATTGCTAAGGTTACGGATTTTCCTTGAGAAGCTAAGGAAATAAACAGCGAAGAAGGTTCCCCGTTTCTCTTAACCGTTAAACATTCAATAACTCGATTAGAAGTTTTGAGTAGCAGAGAGCTATCTAACTCTTTTTCTGAGTATTCTTCATAGAAAGATTCTAGGGCTTTACTTACTTTTGTTTGTAGAGTCTCTACTAAACCTTGGTTATCTGTAGAATAAAATAAATATTTAAGTAGGCTTTGCTTAAAATACTTGTACTTAAGCTGTTGAGTTTGTTTGAGAAAAATATTAGCTAGACTTGCATGGTTGAACCAGCCGCGTTTTGCCAAAACTTTCTTCACTAAGCGCAGTGCGTCATCACCAAGAGCCGTAGGGTTTTGGGTTCTTGTATCATTAACTGTAACAGGCTGAGAACGAGCTGTATACATCGCCAGTTCAAATTTGAATTGTTCTTTTAGCTGCTTTGCTAGTCCTTTAGCTGCTTGACGCTGTTCTAGGGTGTTTTTAGAATTTACATACTCAGGTGCTAGTAAATAAGAAGCATAACGGTATTTCCAATGGTCTTTCTGTACAACTTCATATTTAAAAACAAATAACTTGAGTTCTTGGTAATCTGGGCTATTGACAAAATTTAACAGCCACGCATTGAGGGTTCTTCGAGTTGGGGACGAGAAGCTATTGCTAGGCGATAAATTAGAAAACAGTTGAACTAAATCTTGTGCTGATTTGGATTGCCTAGCGGCAATCCAATTATTAATTAAAATATAACAACAACGTTTTAAAGTATTTCTAAATTCTTTTTCAGCATTAACAAATATTATTTTTTGTAGGGCTTGTCTAGGCTCAGAAGCAACAGCCTTAGCCGGATCAACAAATAACTGGTTGAACTCATATAAAACTAAGTCTGGCGACCATTTTTTAACAATGCTGAGAAAAAAACGGCAGATAATTTCTTGCTCAGGAAGAATATTTTTGCCCGACTTGTTTGATTTAGGCAATGGCTTAGGCTGATAAGAATTTGGTAAAACATCCCGGATTTTCGGAGTCGTCATAACTCTTGAGTGCTTGGTTGTGAGTTGAGGTAAAACGCTCTGGGATTGCATGGTGCTGTCGAAGATTCTTTATTCTAAATGTAGACTGTTTCTCAACAAGACTTTGTGATGGAAAACAGCGATAGCGTATGACAGCCACCTCATGAATGGGTGAGGAGGGATACT from Funiculus sociatus GB2-C1 includes the following:
- a CDS encoding CHAT domain-containing protein, producing MPVPISLVITTYNRDRYLGAAIESILTQTRHDFELIVWDDGSTDKSVEIAKEYAKRDRRARVIAAKHQGRIPSLQNAIAHAKGTYIGFVDSDDLLAPTALLETAAVLEANPEVGLVYTDYLDINQRGKILSYGKRCQIPYSKERLLLDFMTFHFRLMRRDVLEQVGGFDESMAYVEDYDLCLKLSEITEVRHVKKPLYYYRCHLGSDSQRYTKQQAKNSAQAIANAIQRRGMSDRLAIQLQILNHFPFQSIVKLIPKNKSLIDFFPIPPQVETCGYANEASLRKLKLIQAAEAAFVRVAAPFRVTAKKVGVPLLSLAFCLFPTFVKAQITPGNDTNTNVTTTGNQIDISGGKLSGDKANLFHSFSEFGLGSNQIANFLSKPSIQNILGRVNGGNPSIINGLLQVTGGNSNLFLMNPAGIVFGNNASLNVPASFTATTATSIGFGNNNSFNAYGLNNYANLTGIPNTFTFSTQQPGSIVNTGNLAVGTGYNLNLLAGTVLNTGTLTAPGGNITIAAVPGESLVRISNAGNVLSLEVSPLVGQTSGLSDVPGQSPQSLPQLLTGGNVINATGLIVNSDRIQITGSGISVPVESGNAIASGKLDASNTQPGATGGAVAVLGNKVALVGANVNVSGDAGGGRVLIGGDYLGKGGVPNAAYTYVGEDAKINADAITNGNGGRVIVWADEATRTHGNITARGGSEGGNGGFIETSGKNYLEVTKPADASAPKGLPGTWLLDPRNVIIQASPTTGGAFSGGSPDIFTPTNDDAIVDVATINSAFAYGTDVTITTGNTGAQAGDITLASGAEIVGGPATTLTLEAANNIILNGSIRSNHPRGLSVVLRGAGGAGSRANNITINGRISTQVGSFQSSSFNFNSQLGTITTLRADIDINATNSINVGTLIIESDNLDAGNINLTIAPTSTSAIIINGALNAIGGDFGNGGDININGNVVLNNNATFTTTTTGTGYGYTGGNINITGTLDGNGAGGQSLTLETGQGYITFGNAVGDTTPIGSLTVNSNNVTLNGNVKTAPGSTINFNSGLTLNSGDDTALIADEIDYGGIINAASTGRLILAPATANRNIQVGGAYNNLPGSLTLTSSDLNVFTATRQFVIGGTNSNGTITIDLPGTSFFTDGTIQTQGAIAVNGTITNSNGFVNLIAPTTTLNANINGNSSISIDGNVLLGNNVALSARGYGSTPISITGTVDGTGAGGQSLTLSAGTSPITFGGAIGNTTPIGNFTIVDAFATNLNGNITTTSGSTISFDSNITLNSDVALTADEINFRPLPTISGTGNLTLQPATASRNIEIGGAYNNSNALSVTAGDIVALSSFRNALTIGGATSSGKITLADDTSFLSQVTLQAGSIDTAGFEILGSGRAIALLANQNITTGNITNPAGNITLTSSNGTIDTTAGRINSSYSSGSGYGYGYSSGNGGAIAFTAQDNILAGDIISNSINGSGGNISLTSQTAAVESRDLTATGTTNGGDITISATTRITAGEINSSASTGNGGNVILDPENDISVSSINAQGGSRGTGGIIDITTGRFFRATDTFTDTNGQQASISNAGGLGGNAITIRHGGNNITPFIVGDAGTNGTRGLITTGFDNSIIPTQSFLDSYSQGTAPSEIKIITASLPPSPPPIQPDPQPNPQPAQPDPNPILQPDPQPSTAPNSVPDEATPPEENESPQLSLFTTIPPAELDTLFVDLDESFTRSFEQYIGESGDTPVKTLTEARDILLSIEKATGIKPALIYINFVPATGTPKAAADKTISLPISPESDVIWQFNAQGLALNQVSQQQVTTPPANRPAQNNDQLELVVVTAKGSAIRKRVEGATREQVMKVAKTFRGEITNVRNARGYLAPSQQLYQWMVAPLEAELKARGMQNLVFMMDAGLRSLPMPALHDGEKFLIEKYSIGTMPSLSLTDTRYVNIKNTQVLAMGASKFAELNPLPGVPVELSIITQKLWKGKSFLNEKFTLDNLKAQRRLVPYGIVHLATHGEFKSGSVENSYIQLWDTKLRLNQLRQLGWNDPPVELLVLSACRTALGDEQAELGFAGLAVLAGAKSAVASLWSVSDEGTQGLMADFYAQLKKAPIKAEALRQAQVAMLKGQVRLEAGQLFLPTGNLPLSPELAKLGNKELAHPYYWAAFTMIGNPW
- a CDS encoding Uma2 family endonuclease; this encodes MVQFDPKLGLPSSDELPDSDGLPVDNELQTLVPNFLSLILGFIWANRFDWFFGVNMGVYHTTGLNPRVPIVPDAFLSLGVERVKGNNLRKSYVTWEENGVVPRFVLEVVSQTTGGEYDDKMTIYARLGVLYYVIYNPDFWRRDRQEPFEVYRLIDGVYQRQIGEPFWMPEIGLGIGRGIGYHLGFQREWLYWFDQRGNRFPTPEELVERYRDRFGELPEEE
- a CDS encoding alpha/beta fold hydrolase: MSVLEGSWKHEYITSNGIRLHYVTQGEGPLMLMLHGFPEFWYSWRHLIPEFAKDFKVVALDLRGYNESDKPKEQSAYVMAEFIEDVKGVIQGLGYDKCVLVGHDWGGAIAWNFAYAYPEMLDKLIVLNIPHPAKFAEGFRTPQQLLRSSYIFFFQIPGLPELLLQAGDYQAIETALKGMAVNKNAFTNEDIEAYKDAASKRGALTATLNYYRNVTQQRVLSLDWSVLQVPTLMIWGEKDTALGKELTYGTQEYVKDFTIKYIPTSSHWVQQEQPELVIQYMREFLTARN
- a CDS encoding cytochrome b N-terminal domain-containing protein, whose protein sequence is MKNVQYPFVLQRLATILAVVILSLTLIAAITGILLSFYYEPTAGGAYNSLNAIKAEIPNGWLVQRIHDIAGNGLIGVSLIEIVVMFLGEKFRPSWLTAWISGILLTLVAIALGWTAMLLDWTQLGYWRFQIELGTIETIPLIGSVLRQILTGGGAINTVTVAHLYTLHSYVLSIGALILAIIHLAGLLLQEKEEKQTLMESDAQLSLPE